From the Opitutaceae bacterium genome, one window contains:
- a CDS encoding energy transducer TonB: MKRDLIIGFIVSLLIHGGIGFGGEFFKPGKKKVVEDEGDEMVLSFQPPPEIEPEEIESDIANESNQQVETSSFAPPSLVDAPQAVTFDSFTQTLQPPPPPNVNISKTMSVPKGPPATGAVARNMADVFNVKDLDQQPQDRPGQAKPTYPYDLKRSGITGSVNVEFIIDQNGTVIDAWPTKSTHREFEQPAVQAVLKWKFRPGKKGGKAVKVRAARAIQFNLGDD, encoded by the coding sequence ATGAAGCGCGATCTCATCATCGGTTTTATCGTTTCCCTCCTCATCCACGGCGGCATCGGCTTTGGCGGAGAATTTTTCAAGCCAGGCAAGAAGAAGGTCGTCGAGGACGAAGGAGACGAAATGGTCCTCTCGTTCCAACCTCCCCCGGAGATCGAGCCTGAGGAGATTGAGTCGGACATCGCCAACGAGTCCAACCAACAGGTCGAGACCTCCTCGTTTGCTCCGCCCTCACTGGTGGATGCCCCGCAGGCCGTGACCTTTGACTCCTTTACGCAGACCCTCCAGCCCCCTCCCCCCCCGAACGTAAACATCAGCAAGACGATGTCCGTTCCCAAGGGTCCTCCCGCGACCGGAGCTGTTGCCCGCAACATGGCCGACGTCTTCAACGTAAAAGACCTCGACCAGCAGCCCCAAGATCGACCGGGCCAGGCAAAGCCCACCTATCCTTACGACCTCAAGCGCTCGGGAATCACCGGGAGCGTGAACGTCGAATTCATTATCGACCAAAATGGCACCGTCATCGACGCCTGGCCGACCAAGTCCACCCACCGCGAGTTCGAGCAGCCTGCCGTCCAGGCCGTGCTCAAGTGGAAATTCCGCCCTGGCAAGAAAGGCGGCAAAGCCGTGAAGGTCCGCGCCGCACGCGCCATCCAGTTCAACCTCGGCGACGATTAA
- a CDS encoding biopolymer transporter ExbD, which translates to MAGGGAAQAQDGKKKARIEIIPLIDVVFFLLATFVLFTLSLNKISSLPVNLPVAAPPDPNAVNEDPVVIQVTDGDSVYWNKEAIGMTEVLPRLIQYKSSAKDARVLLSGDDRANFGALVEALDKVRQAGIDKVSIETIYRASGR; encoded by the coding sequence ATGGCCGGTGGCGGCGCTGCACAAGCTCAAGACGGGAAGAAGAAGGCACGTATCGAGATCATTCCGCTGATCGACGTCGTCTTCTTCCTCCTCGCAACCTTCGTTTTGTTCACGCTTTCGTTGAACAAGATCTCCTCTCTTCCGGTCAATCTACCGGTTGCCGCCCCGCCTGACCCAAATGCGGTCAACGAAGATCCCGTGGTGATCCAGGTGACGGACGGCGACTCGGTCTATTGGAATAAGGAAGCCATTGGCATGACCGAAGTCCTTCCCCGCCTGATCCAGTACAAGAGTTCCGCGAAAGACGCGCGCGTTCTCCTCTCCGGTGACGATCGAGCCAATTTCGGCGCCCTGGTCGAAGCACTCGACAAGGTACGGCAGGCAGGCATCGACAAAGTCTCAATCGAAACAATCTACCGCGCCAGCGGCCGCTAA